AATGGCACTTGAGCGTAAGTTAGAAAGTCGTCGAGATAGCATGTCACAATTGGGTGATCGTATTGATATGATCAAACGCCAACGTGATCACTTTGAGCTACTTGACGAGCAAATGCTAAGTAATATCGCGAGTGTTTACCTTGATATTATTAGCCCACTTGGCCCTCGCATCCAAGTATCAGGTACTCCTGCACAACTGCAGCAACCCCACGTACAACATAAAGTACGTGCGCTATTGCTAGCTGCGGTACGTGGTGCGGTACTTTGGCGTCAAGTAGGTGGTAAACGTCGCCATTTATTGTTTGGTCGTAAGCAAATGATCGAACAAGCAAAAATCTTGCTTGCTCGTAACTAAAGCGACAGATTGAGATTCATACTGCTTGGCTTGAGTGCACCTCAAGCTAAGCAAACAACTTTGTTTTAACCCTTATAAATCAGGAGAAACCCAATATGGAACTGTCAGCATTGACTGCTGTTTCCCCAGTAGACGGCCGCTACGGAAGTAAAACAAGTGCGCTACGCAGCATCTTCAGTGAATTTGGTCTGCTAAAGTACCGTACTATCGTTGAAATCCGTTGGTTACAAAAATTGGCTGCTACTGACGCTATTGTGGAAGTTCCTGCATTCAGCGCTGAAGCAAACGCATTCTTAGATCGTATTGCGGCTGAGTTTAGTGAAGAAGATGCGCTACGTATTAAAACGATCGAGCGTACAACAAACCACGACGTTAAAGCGGTTGAATACTTCTTAAAAGAAAAAGTAGCTGAAGTGCCAGAGCTTCACGCTGTTAACGAATTCATCCACTTTGCATGTACTTCAGAAGACATCAATAACCTTTCTCACGCGCTTATGCTGACAGAAGCACGTGAAAAAGTAATGCTACCAGAAGTACGTAACGTAATTGATGCGATCAAAGATCTTGCTAATCAATTCCGTGATATCCCAATGCTTACTCGTACACACGGTCAGCCAGCTTCTCCATCAACTATGGGTAAAGAAATGGCGAACGTGGCGTACCGCATGGAACGTCAATACAAGCAAATCGAAAACGTTGAAATTCTTGGTAAGATCAACGGTGCTGTAGGTAACTACAACGCTCACCTTTCTGCTTACCCAGAAATCGATTGGCACCAGTACAGTGAAGAGTTCGTGACCTCTCTAGGCATCACTTGGAACCCTTACACAACACAGATTGAACCACACGATTACATCGCAGAGCTATTCGATGCATTCGCACGTTTCAACACTATCCTTTTAGACTTCGACCGTGACGTTTGGGGCTACATTGCACTAGGTCACTTCAAGCAGAAGACGATTGCAGGTGAAATCGGCTCATCAACAATGCCGCACAAAGTTAACCCAATCGACTTTGAAAACTCTGAAGGTAACCTTGGTCTAGCGAATGCTATCTTCGGTCACCTAGCACAGAAACTGCCTGTTTCTCGCTGGCAGCGCGACCTTACTGACTCAACAGTACTTCGTAACCTAGGTGTAGGTTGTGGTTATGCAATTATTGCTTACACATCAACCCTGAAAGGTATTAGCAAGCTAGAAGTTAACGCTGAAGCACTAGCAGCAGAGCTTGATAAGAACTGGGAAGTACTAGCAGAGCCAGTACAAACAGTGATGCGTCGTTACGGTATCGAGAAGCCATACGAGAAGCTAAAAGAGCTAACTCGTGGTAAGCGTGTTGATGGTGAAGGTATGCGTGTATTCATCGATGGTCTTGAACTACCAGAGCACGAAAAAGCACGTTTAAAAGAGCTAACACCAGCAAACTACATTGGTGATGCTGTTAAGCTAACTGACAAGCTATAATTTCGTTATAAACGAGATCAAAAAAGGCGAGAAGGGTTACCTTTCTCGCCTTTTCTTTATCTCGAATTTATCGATTAGATTTCAGTGAACATCACCAAACCACGACGGTTCAATGCATTGGCTTTTAAGCTGTGCCCTTTCACGATGGGATTCTTCTCGCCGAAATATTTCACTTCAAAATGATAATGACTTTCATCAATTCGCGCTTTTAAATAGCTTTCAATCGCATGTGAACGACGCAGCGATAACGCTTCATTGTAACTATCACTACCTTGATAGTCGGTATGACCTGCAATTAAGATATCACCTGAAAGTAACTGAATTTTAGCAATAAAATCATCTAACTCTTTAATGTCTTGTGGTTTTAAAACCGCTTTATCAAAGTCAAAATGCGAGATCAAAGACAAGTATATCTTCTTATCTTCTGCTATTGCTTTCGGTTTAAGCTCTGCAATTAAAAACTTCTTCACAGTCAGATCATCAAACTTATTGATGTTTTCTTGGCTAACATAAGTATCAGTAGAACAACCCGTAAATAACGCTAATAAACATAATACGAAGAGTGATCTTTTCATTAGAATTTACCCACTAAG
The sequence above is a segment of the Photobacterium leiognathi genome. Coding sequences within it:
- the hflD gene encoding high frequency lysogenization protein HflD, with the translated sequence MAYTVYDRTIAFAGICQAVKLVQEVARNGNCDNDILAATLNSIVETNPSNTIAVYGNEANLRMGLESMIRDIDNSSSGSEITRYLVSVMALERKLESRRDSMSQLGDRIDMIKRQRDHFELLDEQMLSNIASVYLDIISPLGPRIQVSGTPAQLQQPHVQHKVRALLLAAVRGAVLWRQVGGKRRHLLFGRKQMIEQAKILLARN
- the purB gene encoding adenylosuccinate lyase translates to MELSALTAVSPVDGRYGSKTSALRSIFSEFGLLKYRTIVEIRWLQKLAATDAIVEVPAFSAEANAFLDRIAAEFSEEDALRIKTIERTTNHDVKAVEYFLKEKVAEVPELHAVNEFIHFACTSEDINNLSHALMLTEAREKVMLPEVRNVIDAIKDLANQFRDIPMLTRTHGQPASPSTMGKEMANVAYRMERQYKQIENVEILGKINGAVGNYNAHLSAYPEIDWHQYSEEFVTSLGITWNPYTTQIEPHDYIAELFDAFARFNTILLDFDRDVWGYIALGHFKQKTIAGEIGSSTMPHKVNPIDFENSEGNLGLANAIFGHLAQKLPVSRWQRDLTDSTVLRNLGVGCGYAIIAYTSTLKGISKLEVNAEALAAELDKNWEVLAEPVQTVMRRYGIEKPYEKLKELTRGKRVDGEGMRVFIDGLELPEHEKARLKELTPANYIGDAVKLTDKL
- a CDS encoding OmpA family protein, with protein sequence MKRSLFVLCLLALFTGCSTDTYVSQENINKFDDLTVKKFLIAELKPKAIAEDKKIYLSLISHFDFDKAVLKPQDIKELDDFIAKIQLLSGDILIAGHTDYQGSDSYNEALSLRRSHAIESYLKARIDESHYHFEVKYFGEKNPIVKGHSLKANALNRRGLVMFTEI